A stretch of the Solanum dulcamara chromosome 6, daSolDulc1.2, whole genome shotgun sequence genome encodes the following:
- the LOC129891151 gene encoding thiamine phosphate phosphatase-like protein — protein sequence MAGPKIVIVFDFDRTLIDDDSDRWVVETMDLTHLFNQLRPTLPWNALMGRMMEELHSQGKTVEQIAECLKHVPLHPRTISAIESAHDLGCDLKVVSDANQFYIETILKHHGLYRCFSEVITNPTSVDGEGRLRIFPYHDMASFHGCNLCPPNLCKGLVLEQIQASMSEKRKSRFIYLGDGRGDYCPTLKLDKGDHVMPRKGFPLWDRLLSNPNILKADCHEWSNGEELESILLQLIEKIYKE from the exons ATGGCGGGGCCTAAGATCGTTATCGTATTTGATTTTGATAGGACCCTGATTGACGATGACAGCGATAGATGGGTGGTGGAGACTATGGATCTGACCCATTTGTTCAACCAGCTCCGACCAACTTTGCCTTGGAATGCTCTCATG GGTAGGATGATGGAGGAGCTACATTCACAGGGTAAAACTGTTGAGCAGATAGCTGAATGTTTGAAGCACGTTCCGTTGCATCCTCGGACAATTTCAGCCATAGAATCGGCTCATGATCTTGG ATGTGACTTAAAAGTAGTTAGTGATGCCAATCAGTTTTACATCGAGACTATATTGAAACATCACGGATTATACAGATGTTTCTCAGAGGTCATTACTAATCCAACATCAGTAGATGGAGAAGGTAGACTGAGGATCTTTCCTTACCATGATATGGCGTCTTTTCATGGTTGTAATCTTTGCCCTCCTAACTTGTGCAAG GGTCTTGTTCTTGAGCAGATCCAAGCTTCCATGTCTGAGAAAAGAAAATCAAGATTTATATATCTTGGAGATGGGAGAGGTGATTACTGCCCAACCTTGAAGCTTGATAAAGGAGACCATGTGATGCCAAGGAAGGGCTTTCCATTGTGGGATCGCCTGCTAAGTAATCCAAATATTTTGAAAGCAGACTGTCATGAATGGAGCAATGGGGAAGAACTAGAAAGCATCCTACTTCAGcttattgaaaaaatatacaAGGAATAG